The Rickettsia endosymbiont of Gonocerus acuteangulatus nucleotide sequence TATTGCCCCAAGGAGTAAACTCTCTATATCGCCAATAATATTTTTTAATTTCTTGATACTTTTCTAAAATATCTTTCGTCCATTTTGTTTGATCATTATTCCATGGTTTCTTTTTACCAGCATAATGCATAATAAAATATGAAAAATAAGTATCTCTATCTATAAAGTAGGTATAAAAATTCCATCTCATAGATAATGGATATATATAATTATGAAAAGCAATATTCAATAAATCTTGATCAGGGAAAGCAAAACTACATTTTGAATTATGCATCGCATCTAAAACCATATTCTTTGCTTGCTTTTCACGCATATTTTGTAGATTTAAAAATACTATACCACTATTTTTATAAAAATTATTTATTTTCCTATTACATTCTTCTTCTACTTTTAAATTACAATAAGTAAGAGCCGTATCCATACTACCAGCAACTATATAGTTTGACATATCTAACTTTTTGAAAGAATTTAAATCACGCAACACAATAATATCGGCATCGAGATATAATATAGACTCTAAATTTGGAAAGACTTGATCAAAATATAACCTATACATTACTAAAGGAGGCCACATATCCGAAAATTCTATTTTTTTATTAGCTAAATTCAAATCTAATACATTTTCAGGAAAAGGAACAAAATCTATAGAATAGTCCCTTATATGTTTCATGGAAGCTAATTTTTCCATTGATTCTTCTGTAAGCGAATCGTTTGGATTCATCACAATATGAAATTTATAAAAACTATCTAGATCACTATTTATTAAACTTGAAGCAATAACCGTCGCAGCATGCTGAGCAAACTTATCATTAATAATTAACGCTATATCCAATATATTATCTTGTTTAATACCAGTTAACTTAATTACATTTTGTATTTCCTCTATGGCAAGCTTATAATCAAACTCTATATCCTGCTCATTAAGTGAAGGTCTACCAAGTAGGTGAATCATGCTAAGCCTATACAAACATCTTGCTGTAAGCTCAGCTATATTAAGAGAAATTAGACTTTTTAGAGCAGGAATTTCATCTTTTGTATAACCGCTAAAATATTTTATTAAGTCAGAATCATTTTTTATATTCAAATGTTCTTTTACTTCTTTTTCATAACCTGAAATTATTAATTTTGCTAAATTAATCGCAGCATTTTTAGTATATAAAGTATCAAGACCATAACTACCATTCTTAATTGCTTTATATTTCTCTACTAAAGTAGCATCCTCACCCGAATATAGCTGCAGCAAACAATCATAACCTTTTGCGACTTCTAAACGTACCTTTCCGTCTTCTATTTTAAAAGTACAAATTTTTTCTAATTTTACCTTATCTTTAACGCTTAACGGCTTATCTTCTAGCTTCTCAAGTGCTGAATTAAAGCTGAATAGATCTTCACGCATAATACTATAAAACTTTTGATAGCTATAGGTAGAGATATCCCTAATACAATAATTTTCTGAATGCATTTTATAATTACTCGTAAAAAATCCTATAATAACTATAAACATTATTAAAATTAGAAGAAGTAACAGAGGAATTTTAATGGTAACAAAAATATTTTTTTTAGACCTTTTTTTAAACATTTAAATTTATAACTAATTAGTTTAAAAGAATTTATCAACTAATAATAAAACCCGCAATAATTATATTAGATTATTTAGCTATTTTCATTTATTATTTATAATTCTAGGCGTTATTTATAACAATTAAAAACAATATGTCACGTAGTTTATCTATTATTTGGTTATTTGGACTTATTGGCGGCTTTAACTTAATGATTACCGGTAATACATTAAATTATTGGCTTGCTAAAGAAAATATATCTTTGCAAACGATAGGCTTATTATCACTTATAACTTTGCCCTACTCTATCAATTTTTTATTTGCACCAATTTTCGATAGTTTAAAGATTAAATATTTAGACAAAATTTTTGGTCATAGATTATCTTGGATTTGCTTAACTTCCATAGCACTAGTATTTTTTGTATATATTTTAAGCTTTTTAAATCCTTCTGATAATTTATTATTATTTGCCTCTATCTCATTGATTATTTCATTTTTCAGCTCTATGCAAGATACTATATTAAGTGCTTTTAGAACAGAAATAGTTAATAAGGAATCTCTTGGTTTTGCTTCAGGAATATATATATTTGGTTACCGATTCGGTATGCTTCTTGCAAACTCAGGAGCTATATATTTATCTATATATTTAACGTTCAACGAAATATACAAAATTTTTGCAATTTTAATATTTATTTATCTTATTTTACTTATAGTTGGTGTAAAATATTGCAGATTTAATCAAAATAAATATATAGAACAAACCACAAATAATAGTGATGGCATTTTTGCTTATATAAGGAATATTCTGAAACCGATAGGCTCTATCTCTTTTATTATCCTCATATTAGTCTTCCTAGTATTATATAGATTACCCGACAATTT carries:
- a CDS encoding glycosyltransferase family 8 protein — translated: MFKKRSKKNIFVTIKIPLLLLLILIMFIVIIGFFTSNYKMHSENYCIRDISTYSYQKFYSIMREDLFSFNSALEKLEDKPLSVKDKVKLEKICTFKIEDGKVRLEVAKGYDCLLQLYSGEDATLVEKYKAIKNGSYGLDTLYTKNAAINLAKLIISGYEKEVKEHLNIKNDSDLIKYFSGYTKDEIPALKSLISLNIAELTARCLYRLSMIHLLGRPSLNEQDIEFDYKLAIEEIQNVIKLTGIKQDNILDIALIINDKFAQHAATVIASSLINSDLDSFYKFHIVMNPNDSLTEESMEKLASMKHIRDYSIDFVPFPENVLDLNLANKKIEFSDMWPPLVMYRLYFDQVFPNLESILYLDADIIVLRDLNSFKKLDMSNYIVAGSMDTALTYCNLKVEEECNRKINNFYKNSGIVFLNLQNMREKQAKNMVLDAMHNSKCSFAFPDQDLLNIAFHNYIYPLSMRWNFYTYFIDRDTYFSYFIMHYAGKKKPWNNDQTKWTKDILEKYQEIKKYYWRYREFTPWGNKDFN
- a CDS encoding AmpG family muropeptide MFS transporter, which gives rise to MSRSLSIIWLFGLIGGFNLMITGNTLNYWLAKENISLQTIGLLSLITLPYSINFLFAPIFDSLKIKYLDKIFGHRLSWICLTSIALVFFVYILSFLNPSDNLLLFASISLIISFFSSMQDTILSAFRTEIVNKESLGFASGIYIFGYRFGMLLANSGAIYLSIYLTFNEIYKIFAILIFIYLILLIVGVKYCRFNQNKYIEQTTNNSDGIFAYIRNILKPIGSISFIILILVFLVLYRLPDNFIHVMINPFLLHLNYDAFEIASVGKFWGVMGAIVGGLLGGFIMKKKNILDSILLFGIIHALAHILFIILKIYGKNSTLLFITIGAESITGGMTMTAYIAFISSLCQGKFRATQYSFFSSMMGISRSIFPIISGYIVVNFGWQNFFLFTTIITIPSLLVLLKIKNKLQQ